The Echeneis naucrates chromosome 8, fEcheNa1.1, whole genome shotgun sequence genome has a window encoding:
- the LOC115048200 gene encoding protein glass-like: MEQVLDFAVRELTKIVEASYDDLLLEITKMEREQQILEERLGRGGGGGEKARGGSGGRRRGSENDSASPSGSDDTHEELAEVTVSKEGAETEDPDRPPVLSVSQDWVPILDKVFGQKWCSDVWKIKEVAGGGGRSLGEAGGGQVAPLSTPAVTLEPSPSSPQQDPRWTPLEDMEVFSPDDDAADCQRTAVGGAATATEPSPGPPLSPTGSSGRRSSASMLHRLLTLPSQLLDDEDEDAPTAKETMAALATDAANNGQDGIEPLGSTCLSPLATREEEEEEEEEEEEGKGRKKKRRRVWSECEECGRRFSRMSLLKAHRQTHVAESAADTTSPSSPAGTASSLLRCSECGKRFYSAMRLHSHIRTEHAGNRS, encoded by the exons ATGGAGCAGGTCCTGGACTTTGCGGTGCGCGAGCTGACAAAGATCGTTGAGGCTTCATATGACGACCTCCTGCTGGAGATCACAAAGATGGAGCGAGAGCAGCAGATCCTGGAGGAGAGGCtgggcagagggggaggaggaggggagaaggcCAGGGGTGGAAGtggggggagaaggagaggatcAGAAAACGACTCTGCGTCGCCCAGCGGCTCAGACGACACACACGAGGAGCTGGCTGAAGTCACTGTGTCCAAAGAGGGGGCGGAGACAGAGG ACCCAGACCGGCCCCCGGTTCTCTCGGTTTCTCAGGACTGGGTTCCGATTCTGGACAAGGTCTTTGGTCAGAAGTGGTGCAGTGATGTTTGGAAGATAAAGGAGGTTGccggaggaggggggaggagttTGGGGGAGGCTGGGGGTGGGCAGGTAGCCCCTCTCTCCACCCCTGCTGTAACCCTGGAGCCCTCCCCCTCGTCCCCCCAGCAGGACCCCCGCTGGACGCCTCTGGAGGACATGGAGGTGTTTTCTCCTGATGATGATGCCGCAGACTGTCAGAGGACCGCAGTGGGAGGAGCCGCCACTGCCACCGAACCTTCACCTGGACCCCCCCTCAGCCCCACAG GGTCTTCTGGGCGCCGCTCCTCGGCCTCCATGCTCCACCGCCTCTTGACTCTGCCGTCTCAACTActggatgatgaggatgaggacgCTCCCACTGCCAAGGAGACAATGGCCGCTCTCGCCACTGATGCTGCCAACAACGGCCAAGACGGCATCGAACCGCTCGGCTCGACCTGCCTGTCGCCCCTGGCaacaagggaggaggaggaggaagaggaggaagaagaggaggaggggaaagggCGGAAG AAGAAGAGGCGGAGAGTCTGGTCGGAGTGTGAGGAATGTGGCCGGAGATTCAGCCGAATGTCTCTCTTGAAGGCTCATCGACAGACCCACGTGGCAGAAAGCGCCGCTGATACCACGTCCCCCTCATCTCCGGCAGGCACCGCCTCCTCGCTGTTACGCTGCTCTGAGTGCGGGAAAAGGTTCTACTCAGCGATGCGCCTACACAGCCACATCCGGACGGAGCATGCCGGGAACCGGTCCTGA
- the stx1b gene encoding syntaxin-1B produces MKDRTAELRSAKDSDDDEEVVQVDRDHFMDEFFEQVEEIRGCIEKLSEDVEQVKKQHSAILAAPNPDEKTKQELEDLTADIKKTANKVRSKLKAIEQSIEQEEGLNRSSADLRIRKTQHSTLSRKFVEVMTEYNTTQSKYRDRCKDRIQRQLEITGRTTTNEELEDMLESGKLAIFTDDIKMDSQMTKQALNEIETRHTEIIKLENSIRELHDMFVDMAMLVESQGEMIDRIEYNVEHSVDYVERAVSDTKKAVKYQSQARKKKIMIIICCVILGVVLASTIGGTLGF; encoded by the exons ATGAAGGACCGCACGGCGGAACTGCGGAGC gcgAAGGACAGTGACGATGATGAGGAGGTGGTGCAGGTGGACAGGGACCACTTCATGGACGAGTTCTTCGAACAG gttgaGGAGATCAGAGGCTGCATAGAGAAGCTGTCAGAAGATGTGGAGCAGGTCAAGAAGCAGCACAGCGCCATTCTGGCCGCACCCAACCCTGACGAAA AGACCAAACAGGAGTTGGAGGACCTCACAGCTGACATCAAGAAGACAGCCAATAAAGTTCGTTCAAAATTAAAAG caATCGAGCAGAGCATCGAACAGGAGGAAGGTCTCAACAGATCATCAGCCGACCTCAGGATCCGCAAGACACag cactCAACACTGTCACGTAAGTTTGTGGAGGTCATGACTGAGTACAACACCACGCAGTCCAAGTACCGTGATCGCTGCAAGGATCGTATCCAGAGACAGCTGGAGATCA ctgggAGAACCACCACCAACgaggagctggaggacatgTTGGAGAGTGGCAAACTGGCCATCTTCACCGATGAT ATCAAAATGGACTCTCAGATGACCAAGCAGGCCCTGAACGAGATCGAGACCCGACACACCGAGATCATCAAGCTGGAAAACAGCATCCGTGAGCTGCACGACATGTTTGTGGACATGGCCATGCTGGTGGAGAGCCAG GGAGAGATGATTGACAGAATCGAGTACAACGTGGAGCACTCTGTGGACTACGTGGAACGAGCCGTCTCCGACACCAAGAAGGCCGTCAAATACCAGAGCCAGGCTCGCAAG AAGAAGATCATGATCATCATCTGCTGTGTCATCCTGGGCGTGGTCCTGGCGTCGACCATCGGCGGCACGCTGGGCTTCTAA